A single region of the Gephyromycinifex aptenodytis genome encodes:
- a CDS encoding ROK family protein, with protein sequence MSLTVGLDIGGTKLAGAVVDEEGNVLARARRETPASATSDIVSAAADLVDELAGDHDVVGVGVACAGFIDRSGTTVMFAPNLPWRDEPLKAKLEDLTRLPVQLLNDANAAAWGEFVHGSAADVDHMVFLTIGTGVGGGIVENGRLLRGAFGVAAELGHIRMVPGGRLCGCGVHGCLEQYASGTALVRAARELVASGDQRGEGLAARCSGDPRSLTGPDVTKAAQEGDIGALSLIAELGRWIGEGAASIGSVLDPEVIVIGGGVASAGALLLDPAAEAYEEYVTGRGYRPYASWRLASLGNEAGMIGAAAQVRP encoded by the coding sequence ATGAGCCTGACAGTAGGTCTCGATATCGGCGGGACGAAGCTCGCAGGCGCGGTGGTGGACGAGGAAGGAAACGTCCTGGCGCGCGCGCGGCGTGAAACGCCGGCGTCGGCGACGTCTGACATTGTCTCGGCCGCGGCCGACCTGGTTGATGAGCTGGCCGGCGATCACGACGTTGTCGGCGTGGGCGTTGCCTGCGCAGGGTTCATCGACCGCTCGGGCACGACCGTGATGTTCGCCCCGAACCTGCCGTGGCGCGACGAACCGCTGAAAGCGAAGCTGGAAGATCTCACCCGGCTGCCGGTCCAATTGCTGAACGACGCCAACGCTGCCGCCTGGGGCGAATTCGTCCATGGGTCCGCAGCCGACGTCGACCACATGGTGTTCCTGACCATCGGTACCGGTGTCGGGGGTGGCATCGTCGAGAACGGGCGGCTGCTGCGAGGTGCGTTCGGCGTGGCTGCAGAGTTGGGACACATCCGGATGGTCCCGGGCGGACGCCTGTGCGGCTGCGGGGTGCACGGCTGCCTGGAGCAGTACGCCAGCGGCACCGCGTTGGTGCGCGCAGCCCGTGAACTCGTTGCCTCCGGCGACCAGCGCGGCGAAGGGCTCGCCGCACGCTGCTCGGGTGACCCGCGCTCTCTCACCGGACCCGACGTCACCAAAGCCGCTCAGGAAGGCGACATCGGGGCACTCTCGCTCATCGCTGAACTCGGTCGCTGGATCGGTGAAGGCGCCGCTTCCATCGGTTCAGTCCTGGACCCGGAGGTCATCGTCATCGGTGGCGGGGTGGCCTCAGCCGGGGCGCTCCTGCTGGATCCGGCGGCGGAGGCGTACGAGGAGTACGTGACAGGTCGTGGTTACCGCCCGTACGCCTCGTGGCGGCTGGCTTCCCTGGGCAACGAAGCAGGGATGATCGGCGCGGCAGCGCAGGTGCGCCCTTGA